A window of Strix aluco isolate bStrAlu1 chromosome 2, bStrAlu1.hap1, whole genome shotgun sequence contains these coding sequences:
- the LOC141920314 gene encoding taste receptor type 2 member 40-like, which produces MLPPVLIISISVVAIEVVVGFTGNGFITVVNIINWIKSKKISSADMILIFLSTSRFILQVTILMHIHSLYFVDVFKLASVYKAFGAVWMFVNHASLWFSTWLYVLYCVKIINVTQWLLLQIKLRISGMVPWLLLGSLVISSVTSLPLLWTTPSTYLCSSTGNCGENSTAHITDWNSSHLYLLLLYFVGCFFPLVLSVVTSALLITSLWKHTKKMQCYIDTFRDPLIHVHLTAIKSIISFLILYLSSFVAQMLLILSTSESKDDVKVAVSLVVAGAYPSIHSIILIIVNSKLKLAFRILCQHFKCHLENMTLSPI; this is translated from the coding sequence ATGTTGCCACCAGTTCTTATCATTTCAATAAGTGTTGTAGCTATTGAAGTTGTTGTTGGATTTACTGGAAATGGATTTATTACAGTTGTTAATATCATTAACTggatcaaaagcaaaaaaatttcttctgctgATATGATCCTGATCTTTCTGAGCACATCAAGATTTATCTTGCAGGTGACCATACTGATGCACATTCATAGTCTCTACTTTGTAGATGTGTTTAAATTGGCTTCCGTGTACAAAGCTTTTGGCGCTGTTTGGATGTTTGTAAACCATGCCAGTTTGTGGTTCAGTACCTGGCTCTATGTACTCTACTGTGTAAAAATAATCAATGTCACCCAATGGCTGTTGCTGCAAATCAAGCTCAGAATATCTGGGATGGTCCCATGGCTTCTTCTAGGATCACTGGTGATCTCTTCTGTGACTTCTCTTCCTTTACTATGGACTACACCCAGCACTTACCTCTGCAGCTCAACAGGGAACTGTGGAGAAAATAGCACAGCACACATCACTGACTGGAATAGTTCACATCTCTACCTGCTACTTCTTTACTTTGTAGGTTGCTTTTTTCCTCTAGTACTATCTGTGGTAACCTCAGCTCTATTAATTACTTCTCTATGGAAACACACAAAGAAGATGCAATGTTATATCGATACTTTCAGGGATCCTTTGATACATGTTCACTTAACTGCCATTAAATCCATTATTTCTTTCTTGATCCTATATCTTTCCAGTTTTGTAGCTCAAATGCTGTTGATACTGTCAACTTCTGAAAGTAAAGATGATGTGAAAGTTGCAGTATCCTTAGTTGTAGCTGGGGCATATCCCTCCATACACTCTATTATACTGATCATAGTcaattcaaaactgaaattgGCATTTAGGATCCTTTGCCAGCATTTTAAGTGCCATTTGGAAAATATGACTCTAAGCCCCATATAA